The following is a genomic window from Onthophagus taurus isolate NC chromosome 1, IU_Otau_3.0, whole genome shotgun sequence.
GCCCACGGTGATTCACATTCTTCGATAATATGATCGGATAACATCTTTTCCAACTCATGGCGCAGAATTTCTTTGTTCTGTGGGGACATTCGGTATGGTGGAACGGCGGTCGGTGCACAGTCACTCGTTTCGATACGGTGTTCTGCGAAAGGAGTTGGTTCTTCCCCTTGTCCAAAGATGTCTTCGAATTCCAACAAAAGTTGACTCAGACATTCTCGTTCTTCTTCCGTAAGTCTCGTTGCTTCATCCTGTCGAAGCCCACAAGGAACAGCTTCTGCTTCAGTTCGATCGATAGCTTCAATTGCAATGTTTGCAGTAGTTGTGGTTTTCTCATTGTCTTTGTTGAGTTTCAAGAAAAACTGGTATTTTACTTCCGGTACATCGCGGAACCACCACTCGCCATGTGGTATGTCCAACACAATCCCTGCCAAGGAAAGGAAATCCGCTCCTAAAAGCGTTCTATTTGCTTTGGCATTTGGCAACACGATAAATCTTTGTCGTACCGTACGACTTTCAATGTTAACCTCGACTTCGGTTTCCAATACTTCTTCAGTCTTAGCTTTTCCGTCGGCCAGAGTGAAACTGATTTTCTTAGGGGTGAATTTATAATTCGCTTCCTTCAACACTTCATAGAATTTCCAACCGGCCACACTGATTTGTGCTCCAGTATCTACAAAACCTACTCCCTTCTGGTTGCCTACTACAATTAGCAGTAACGGTCTGCGATCGTCGTCCTCATTCGCCGAAATTTGATAAAAGGACAAATTTCCTAATGACGCAACGTTGACGTTCTTGTTAGCATTTTCTTTGCAGATGGGACATTTTGCGCGGATAACGCCTTCTTTACCGCATCCGTAACAGCGAAGGACGTTCCTTTCGACGGAGTCACTTGGTTTTGGATTAGCTTGGCTTTTATCACTTTCTTTGTTCTTGTTGGCCAAATCACGACACTCATCTTTAAGGTGTCCGAACCGTTTGCAATACGAGCAGCGTGGTCTGTTTCTATTCGGTTTCTGTTCAGTCACGGCACTTCCTGGTTTCTGCGCACTGCTTGTGCTACTCACGTCGTCGCGGTATTCGAGGATAAGTGTCTCGGCGTCGAGGGCTTTTTGGATAAGTTCGTCGAATGTATTTACGCACTCGCGAGAAACATGTTTACGaatctttttgtttaataaccCGTAAACCATGTCTAACATCATTTCTTCCGGTATTTTGTACGGCATTTTTGCGATAATAGATCTGGCGCGGCACAAAAAAACATCGCACTTGACATCACCCTGTTCGTTATTAAACAAATCCCGAAAAAGTTTGTACGCGGGCTTTGTGATTCCGTACATCGCGCGCAGTTGTTTAATCGCGTCATTCCAATTCGTCACAGAGCTTTTTACACCTTGCCACCATATCGCGGCTTCTCCCGTCAATAAAAGAGGCAATCCGCGTAAAGCGTGATCATCAGAAACGTCTGTGCACTCTTTATATATCTGTACGGCGTCCACGAATGCTTCAACTGCATCATTGTTCTGATTACTGCCATCAAAACGCGCGGAACATCTCGCGAAACTACCCGACGGTGAAGGACTAGGCGCGGCGGGCGAAACTGTACGCGGCGTAAATTGTTCCAGCAATTGACGGTTAAATTCGAGTTGCGAACGTTGTACTGCTTCCAGCAACGCTGCGAATTCATTGGTAGACATCGTAGCAGTTATCTTTGATTCTTCCACGTCGGAATCCGGGTTGGCGTCAGTTCTTTTCTTTGGAGGCATCACAAAACTCAAACTTTCACGTGAAATTCGGGCCGCTAGTTGGGCGCCACTTATTACATTATACAAGACTTAAGACTTATTACAAATAGCTACAAAGgcaataattttgtataattgTTTCTTTACGCGGGTTCGTCCGAATTATCTCACACGAAACGAGTTCGTCAAAGAATAAGTATAAACTAAACCAAACTTCACTCTTGCAACCGTCCTATAGCGTTTTAGAGTAGAACCGGGCTTTGGCGATGCTAAGTCGTAAAGACAGATGTTGCATTACTCGCACGAAACCGATCGACAAATGTAAAACTTCTTCCCTCTTTGTTCTTCTCTTgctacaaaatttatttaaacaaaatttaactcaggttaattatgccactcgctacgctcgtgacataaacttaaccttcgtgaataatagccctcattatatgctcatataataatatactattatctacaactattgaattatctattcgttatacatttgatttttgacgggtaataaCACGCATTAcccatgactgacaaagtgttgaataatgaagccattattccacagttctgacacggcctactaatcaaaaaataaaatattaacagaaatgacagctttcttatattgaggttatgtctgaaatgtctatcaagtttatttttttccttttttttgattttttttcaaaattaaatacttgtagataaagtatagtattcaacttgcgtataatgttgcaacttcatcttcgtgggtaacagccgccattattgttgaataatatactattaaatgtaaatttttgtaataacacactatgtaagtaataaatattggaataattaaagaatagctgtccctcttaaaaatcgatgattttttttaattggtaggaaatgactcaaaagatgtgttaatgataaaaaaaagtgcgcaAAAGTgcagtacttaccgaaaaatcactttaaagttgcgatttgacgtttctttttggaagttcaaagcaatgttaaatatgcattttcgtattaaatcctaacctgaaattgtttaatttatacccacgcactaaataaaaagttattttcactaaacttgttgagattacaacatattttcggatgaaaacctTATTTCTTAGGCTATCAATGCATAACGACAATtacctgtcgttagatagaattgtaacaataataagtattatcataaaattatttattaaaaattgcatGATAATACAAGACTAGTTTTTCTTaaacatcaataaataaaatagcaaattataataaaacccttcaatttcttttaaaatatgacATAATTGCACCTTtacctttattattattacctgcAACTTTTACACTTAGCTTTGGAATTATTGAATTCAACTCAGAATGTAGTTTCTTTGCAGCATGGTAATCTAAATGATCCATAAAGCTGGCCGaaggaatttttttgttgcacTCTGGACATGTTTTTGTTGGCCCTTCAATGTCCTCTTTTGCGGAAGCTAAAAACAAAGCCAGTTTGTTACAATGTGATTCTGGTTTGcgcttattttttttattttgaccgTTTTTATCTGGATTCTTTACAGGTTTAATCGGTTTCGAAAGTatgttatttgttttattttctttgtaaagaTGAGCTTCTTctttcacaatttttaaagCGAAATGGTAATCTAAATGCGAAGGCATCTCtgacaataaaatttctttattacatTCGGGACATAATTGTTTTTGAGGATCTTTAAAATGTGATTGGTTATTTCTGTCTGTTAATATTGGAGATTCtctatcaatatttatttctaatgGGAGAACtcctaaatcattattattcgaattaacaaaatcattgtttttattttcgttttcttctgttatttcaataaatgatTCTTCTAGATTTTTTGAGgtgtcaaaatttctatcttTACTAGTACTCGGAGTTgtaatattatcaaaaaaagttgaaaaatacGATTGCTTTTTTACTGGTTCTTTTCTTGGAGTTATTTCTTCGGTTATTGAATCATTAGATCCattcaaatttgtttcatGTATAAGCTTTTTAAAATCAGCATCTGGGCTGGTAAAGTTTGTGTTAAAAACTatatcatttcttttaatatctatAACAGGAGttttatttaagaatattCTGTCATCaatattagtttttatttcttcatcaattgaatcattttctaaaatatcacCAAAGTCCATTGTTAATGAATTTTCCTCCAAACTTAATTGCTGCATTTTATCATTATCTTTAGTCACAAAACTTAATATATTAGATGTTCTTTTTGGAGTAGAACTCGCCGGtagatttttattactttcattactcttattaaaaaaactcgtCAAATCATACGTTTTTTTGTTGTCTTCAAATTTCCCCGCACTAACCCCCATAAACTTAATGCAATAGGAACCATCTTCTtgcatacaatttttatttataatgtttAGCATATCAGCCGCAATTTTTTCCGATTCATATGAATTTAAAGGATGTGTCCTTGAACTATGAACATCTTTTCTGTTTATTTCTTTAGCAAAACTAACCACCATTTGTTTGGCTTTTCTGTTATTTTCTTGGATGTCAGCTGCTAAACGTTCAGCTAATTCTTCAGATAAGTCGTTTATCCAGTGAGATACATCATCGAATGTTATTAAAGCTGTTCTACCTGGGAATTTTTTACAACATCCTATTGATTTAGACACTAATCTTACCGTTACTGGTTCTACATCGATTCCTCTTGCTATATTATACAACCATGAActgttacataaaaaaaataataataaaacaatttaattcttttatttaacgTACCCAGTTTTTTCATCATATCTTTGAATGAGATCTTTTTCatcaaattgttttaattctgCCATTGTGGATATTCCTAGATCATCCCCCAAAATTTCACCAAATTTTCCAcctaaactttttatttttcgaatcggtaagtttttataaagttCATCAACGCCACATTGTGGCAAAATCGTTTGTTGATTAGGTTTGTGCAATCCGCAAGataattttgctaaaattttattatgggCTATTCCCGCTGAACACTTATAAcctacaatttaataaaagatcgaaattaatcaaatcatattaataaaaaaaggaattttaagTTGTCtgcttttatttattgttacatTTCCTTCTAATTATGTAATCTGTAAGATATCGTTCacataataaagaaaaattttcagCAACAGAGAACTACTATGGTACAGCACAACATGTAACACATAAAGCCGCAAAATCTTCCCAGCAAATTCAAATAAGTCAATCCAGTGCTTAAAAAATCCCGAAATTCCATTTCTATgcatttcattaatttttttaacgtaaAATTTAGACAtctattgaaatatttattgtttgacAGACGTTTAGAATAGTAGGGGCGGGTGGATGTTAACAGTCTGTGGTGGTCATATTGTTTTGGCAAATCACCATGGGAAGTTACACGATTGAGCAGCACTATCAAATGATGAAATATATCATAAAAGTGTAAGGAGAACCCGAGACAGTCGATTCCTTATCATGCACAAGGCGAATTTGGCGTGGGGACTTGGGCCTACCCGGACAACACCCAACTAACCCAGGAAAAACAATGGTAATAACCATAGACAATACTGATTGTTCGTTGAGATGGCTTCGGAATATTTGGAAGAGGAACCGAGTTTTGGCCGACTCGGGTCCTCTTCCTCGTCTTTAACGACGAGACGCATTTTTGAATGAATGACTATGTGAACAGGCCCAATTCTGGCCCATGTGGGTTGACGACATGAGGTTTACCAGGTGACAATGTATCCACAAAAAGATACCGTTTGGTGCTCAAATTCAGTCGGATCTACAGATTGATTCGGGAGGATATGGAAATATTTTAAGGACATGTCCATTAAGCAAAAATAAGCAAAACTCGGACTAGAACGTATGGGGTTAACGTTCTAGAccgatttttatttgtttcagaTATAAttaggtttttctttttaaaaagttgggTTGGAAAACACTAAAACGGCAAGGTTTAAACGCTTTGCATCTGCAAAAAGGACAAAATCTCCAAGGAGGCAATTATCCATTAAGACTTCAATTTTGTCAATGGATTCGTGAAAACAGAAGATTACTCAAATGCATTTTGTTTACTGATGAAGCTTAATTTACTCGAGATGAAATTAAGAATTACCAGAATAATCATCAATAGCCAGACGAAAATCCTAATGCCCGGCAAGGACACAATTTCCAACATCAGTTTAGTATTAATGTATGGTGCGGCATTCTAAATGATCAATAGTTTGTCCTTTTGTATTGGATGGCCGTCTTACTGGGGAAggttat
Proteins encoded in this region:
- the LOC111422989 gene encoding DNA polymerase eta, encoding MDYNKRVVVLVDMDCFYCQVEENLNPQLEGKPIAVVQYNQWKGGGIIAVNYPARDKGVTRHMRGADAKKKCPELQLVSVPCQRGKADLTKYRDAGKRVADVLQTFTSLLERASVDEAYLDITEAVNKRIELQYVPNVSNLPNTHVAGFDKDVFVDNVKDLNEGDLKLCIGGVIAEEIREAVYKKTGYKCSAGIAHNKILAKLSCGLHKPNQQTILPQCGVDELYKNLPIRKIKSLGGKFGEILGDDLGISTMAELKQFDEKDLIQRYDEKTGSWLYNIARGIDVEPVTVRLVSKSIGCCKKFPGRTALITFDDVSHWINDLSEELAERLAADIQENNRKAKQMVVSFAKEINRKDVHSSRTHPLNSYESEKIAADMLNIINKNCMQEDGSYCIKFMGVSAGKFEDNKKTYDLTSFFNKSNESNKNLPASSTPKRTSNILSFVTKDNDKMQQLSLEENSLTMDFGDILENDSIDEEIKTNIDDRIFLNKTPVIDIKRNDIVFNTNFTSPDADFKKLIHETNLNGSNDSITEEITPRKEPVKKQSYFSTFFDNITTPSTSKDRNFDTSKNLEESFIEITEENENKNNDFVNSNNNDLGVLPLEINIDRESPILTDRNNQSHFKDPQKQLCPECNKEILLSEMPSHLDYHFALKIVKEEAHLYKENKTNNILSKPIKPVKNPDKNGQNKKNKRKPESHCNKLALFLASAKEDIEGPTKTCPECNKKIPSASFMDHLDYHAAKKLHSELNSIIPKLSVKVAGNNNKGKGAIMSYFKRN